In Strix uralensis isolate ZFMK-TIS-50842 chromosome 18, bStrUra1, whole genome shotgun sequence, one DNA window encodes the following:
- the SNTA1 gene encoding alpha-1-syntrophin, with the protein MAAGRRAPRTGLLELRGPGGQWLRVLLTLAEDVLGVSPADGPGPAAGPGEAPAAQLNGGEPGSAVPEALANIRRTVRVVKQDVGGLGISIKGGRENKMPILISKIFKGLAADQTEALYVGDAILSVNGTDLSEATHDEAVQALKKTGKEVVLEVKYMKEISPYFKNSSAGATVSWDPSPATLQKRSSPLLPPRELRESRTVPLKMCYVSRKCLPTDPEHRYLEVCSADGRVDLFLRAKDEATAQSWLSAIQANMGALLPRVKEELRAQLAGAGVVAGRDVKHVGWLTEQLPSAGTRNLLAVLTEKELLLYGSLPQSRDALGKPAHSYPLIATRLVHSGPAKGSALYEAELSFALRTGTRLGVQTHLFSLESPRDLALWTRLLVDGTHGAAELAQEVSAACSWKGQDCTLSVHIDKGFTISTTEPGLSKTILLQQPFEKLQMSSDDGTKMLYLDFGGPEGEIQLDLHSCPKTIVFIIHSFLSAKVTRLGLLA; encoded by the exons gccccgccgccggccccggcgagGCCCCGGCGGCGCAGCTGAACGGCGGCGAACCGGGCTCCGCCGTGCCCGAGGCGCTCGCCAATATCAGGCGCACGGTGCGCGTCGTCAAGCAGGACGTGGGGGGGCTCGGCATCAGCATCAAAG GTGGCCGAGAGAATAAAATGCCCATCTTGATCTCCAAGATATTTAAGGGGCTGGCAGCAGATCAGACCGAGGCGCTGTACGTGGGGGACGCCATCCTCTCTGTCAACGGGACCGACCTTTCCGAGGCGACGCATGATGAGGCGGTGCAGGCGTTGAAGAAGACGGGCAAGGAGGTGGTCTTGGAAG TGAAGTACATGAAGGAGATCTCACCCTACTTCAAGAACTCCTCCGCGGGGGCGACAGTCAGCTGGGACCCCTCGCCTGCCACCCTGCAGAAGCGGTCATCCCCCCTCCTACCCCCTCGGGAGCTCCGGGAGAGCAGGACCGTGCCTCTGAAGATGTGCTACGTGTCCCGCAAGTGCCTTCCCACCGACCCGGAGCACAG GTACCTGGAGGTGTGCTCGGCGGACGGGCGCGTTGACCTCTTCCTGCGGGCGAAGGATGAGGCCACGGCGCAGTCGTGGCTCAGTGCCATCCAGGCCAACATGGGTGCCCTACTGCCGCGGGTGAAGGAGGAGCTGCGAGCCCAGCTGGCAGGTGCTGGCGTGGTGGCTGGACGGGATGTCAAGCACGTGGGCTGGCTGACCGAGCAG CTCCCCAGTGCCGGCACCAGGAACCTCTTGGCCGTCCTCACCgagaaggagctgctgctgtaCGGCAGCCTGCCGCAGAGCCGGGACGCCCTGGGCAAGCCCGCGCACAGCTACCCCCTCATTGCCACCAG GCTGGTGCACTCGGGGCCGGCCAAGGGCTCGGCGCTGTACGAGGCGGAGCTGTCGTTCGCGCTGCGCACCGGCACCCGGCTGGGCGTGCAGACCCACCTCTTCAGCCTGGAGAGCCCCCGCGACCTGGCGCTGTGGACCCGCCTGCTGGTGGACGGCACCCACGGCGCCGCCGAGCTGGCCCAGGAGGTGTCGGCAG CCTGCTCGTGGAAGGGGCAGGATTGCACCCTGTCCGTCCACATCGACAAGGGCTTCACCATCTCCACCACCGAGCCCGGGCTCAGCAAGAccatcctgctccagcagccctTCGAGAAGCTGCAGATGTCCTCTGATGACGGCACCAAGATGCTCTACCTGGACTTTGGTGGCCCGGAAGGAGAGATT CAATTGGACCTTCACTCCTGCCCCAAAACCATCGTCTTCATCATCCACTCCTTCCTCTCAGCCAAGGTGACccggctggggctgctggcatgA